In Bacteroidota bacterium, one genomic interval encodes:
- a CDS encoding AI-2E family transporter — protein sequence MKKHNAVPAVSDTPADEVAVENEQPRQLPELLTLVLAVILLLALGYSVAPVISPFVIIGALVFLLYPIRESQFARRLLWLSVLVFLLWFFYSIIGILVPFIVAFLGAYMMNPLVVKLQRRSIPRWVSSLVSVVMLFAIVTAAILFFVPPAVRQFEDILAVASHIASEFSEMLKSGEFLSVFARFGVSVEDAQEIISREISPRISDLLRTLLEGIFGFVSGFSSLVFHIINAVIIPFIMFYLLKDLPALSGNALALIPASKRDGVVNTLQKVERVIGKYLRGAIIVAVIQGSISGLVLWLLGVKYALVLGTMTGLLNFIPYVGLITSLVVSSLVAAFSGGAVLAKILGVVILYLSQKLLEATVLGPKIIGTQVGLHPVLLILCLLVFGYFLGFVGLLIAVPATALIMAALNEWLTARNAAASVKASEAA from the coding sequence TTGAAGAAACACAACGCGGTGCCGGCGGTTTCGGACACACCGGCAGATGAGGTGGCAGTGGAAAACGAACAACCTCGACAGCTTCCCGAACTTCTGACTCTCGTACTGGCGGTAATTCTGCTGCTTGCGCTCGGCTACAGCGTGGCGCCGGTAATCTCTCCGTTCGTGATCATCGGCGCGCTGGTCTTCCTTCTTTATCCGATCCGTGAATCACAGTTTGCCCGCAGGCTGCTCTGGCTTTCCGTTCTGGTGTTTCTTCTCTGGTTCTTCTACTCGATCATCGGCATCCTCGTCCCGTTTATCGTCGCCTTTCTTGGCGCGTACATGATGAACCCGTTAGTGGTGAAGTTGCAACGGAGGTCGATTCCGCGCTGGGTATCATCACTTGTTTCGGTTGTCATGTTGTTTGCTATTGTGACCGCCGCGATCCTCTTTTTTGTCCCGCCTGCCGTCCGCCAGTTTGAGGATATCCTCGCAGTTGCATCACATATCGCCTCCGAGTTCTCTGAAATGCTGAAGTCGGGCGAGTTCCTTTCTGTGTTTGCGCGGTTCGGTGTCTCTGTCGAAGATGCGCAGGAGATTATCAGCAGGGAGATTTCCCCGCGCATCTCGGACTTGTTGCGGACGTTGCTTGAGGGGATTTTCGGTTTCGTAAGCGGATTCTCGTCGCTGGTTTTTCATATCATCAACGCGGTCATCATTCCGTTCATTATGTTCTATTTGCTGAAGGATTTGCCTGCGCTTTCCGGGAATGCGCTGGCTCTCATTCCTGCAAGCAAACGGGATGGGGTTGTCAACACGTTGCAGAAAGTCGAGCGCGTTATCGGCAAATACCTTCGTGGGGCAATCATTGTGGCGGTCATTCAAGGTAGTATTTCGGGGCTTGTGTTGTGGCTCTTGGGAGTCAAGTACGCGCTGGTATTGGGGACAATGACCGGCTTGCTGAATTTTATCCCGTACGTCGGACTTATCACAAGCCTTGTGGTATCTTCTCTTGTTGCAGCATTCAGCGGCGGGGCTGTGCTGGCGAAGATTCTCGGCGTTGTCATTCTCTATCTCTCACAAAAACTTCTCGAAGCGACAGTCCTTGGGCCGAAAATCATAGGAACTCAAGTGGGCCTGCACCCTGTGCTGCTGATTTTGTGTCTGCTGGTGTTCGGCTACTTTCTCGGATTTGTCGGATTGTTGATAGCGGTGCCGGCCACGGCGCTGATCATGGCGGCTCTGAACGAATGGCTGACGGCACGGAATGCCGCGGCGTCCGTGAAGGCAAGCGAGGCGGCATAG
- the dut gene encoding dUTP diphosphatase, whose translation MSDSKVQITRINGDAKDIPLPNYATEHSAGMDICAAVEGEFLLKAGETALIPSGFAIALPEGYEAQIRPRSGIAIKHQITVLNSPGTIDADYRGEVKVILTNLGKHDFVIKRGERIAQMVIARYSRIVWEERESLEETQRGAGGFGHTGR comes from the coding sequence ATGTCTGACTCAAAAGTCCAGATCACGAGGATCAACGGCGACGCAAAAGATATTCCCCTCCCGAACTATGCCACCGAACACTCGGCGGGGATGGATATCTGTGCGGCGGTTGAGGGCGAATTCTTACTGAAAGCCGGAGAAACCGCGCTGATTCCCAGCGGGTTCGCCATCGCGCTCCCCGAAGGGTATGAAGCCCAGATTCGTCCCCGCAGCGGAATTGCAATCAAGCATCAAATCACTGTTCTCAACTCTCCCGGCACCATTGATGCCGACTACCGGGGCGAGGTAAAAGTCATCCTCACAAATCTCGGCAAGCACGATTTTGTCATCAAGCGGGGCGAGCGCATTGCGCAAATGGTGATCGCCCGCTATTCACGCATCGTGTGGGAGGAGCGGGAATCGCTTGAAGAAACACAACGCGGTGCCGGCGGTTTCGGACACACCGGCAGATGA
- the nuoF gene encoding NADH-quinone oxidoreductase subunit NuoF, translating into MEKLILPNIPDLHKIDVYEANGGYQMLRKALAMKPEEVTDEVKKSNLRGRGGACFPTGLKWTFMPKNSDKPKYLCINGDESEPGTFKDRQIFEDNPHLMIEGGLIAAYAMGIQTIYLYIRGEYNKWIKMVQKALDDAYAKGYIGQNILGSGFSTSFYLHRGAGAYICGEESALMNSLEGERGYPRVKPPFPAQFGLWGCPTTINNVETIANVPLILRMGWEAYSKIGHPKHPGPILVGISGHVNAPGVYEVPTGVLITDLIYGNPSIGEKYGRGVPGNKKIKAIIPGGSSTMIMRGDAIEGVTMDAEGLKAAGSSVGTAGLIVMDEDTDLIRVITRVTKFYYHESCGQCTPCREGTGWMFKILKRFENSEATMQDIDLLLDVANNIEGNTICALGDAAAWPVQSMIKRFRDEFEQRVMKSNGAANAKKKSPDIVHALR; encoded by the coding sequence ATGGAAAAGCTGATTCTTCCCAACATACCTGATCTTCATAAAATCGACGTCTACGAAGCCAACGGCGGCTACCAGATGCTGCGCAAAGCGCTGGCTATGAAGCCCGAAGAGGTGACGGACGAAGTGAAGAAAAGCAATCTTCGCGGTCGCGGCGGTGCTTGTTTCCCCACGGGGCTGAAGTGGACCTTTATGCCGAAAAACTCCGACAAGCCGAAGTATCTCTGCATCAACGGCGACGAGAGTGAACCGGGTACGTTCAAAGACCGGCAAATCTTCGAAGACAATCCGCATTTGATGATTGAGGGAGGATTGATCGCCGCGTACGCAATGGGCATACAAACGATCTACTTGTACATTCGCGGTGAGTACAACAAGTGGATCAAGATGGTGCAGAAGGCGTTGGACGATGCGTACGCAAAAGGGTACATAGGGCAAAACATTCTTGGTTCGGGATTCAGCACAAGTTTTTATCTGCATCGCGGGGCGGGAGCGTATATTTGTGGTGAGGAATCAGCCCTCATGAATTCGTTGGAAGGCGAACGGGGTTATCCGCGAGTGAAGCCGCCGTTCCCGGCACAGTTCGGTTTGTGGGGCTGCCCGACAACTATCAACAATGTTGAAACAATCGCCAACGTGCCGCTGATTCTCCGGATGGGTTGGGAGGCATACTCAAAGATCGGACATCCGAAACATCCCGGCCCGATTCTCGTCGGTATCAGCGGTCACGTGAACGCTCCCGGCGTGTATGAAGTGCCGACCGGCGTGTTGATCACGGACTTGATTTATGGAAACCCGTCGATCGGCGAAAAATACGGGCGCGGCGTTCCCGGCAACAAGAAAATCAAGGCGATTATTCCCGGCGGTTCTTCGACGATGATCATGCGCGGTGATGCCATCGAAGGCGTGACGATGGACGCCGAGGGACTGAAGGCAGCAGGCTCGTCCGTCGGTACGGCCGGACTCATTGTGATGGATGAAGATACTGATTTGATTCGTGTTATCACGCGCGTCACCAAGTTCTACTATCACGAATCGTGCGGACAGTGTACTCCGTGCCGCGAAGGCACGGGATGGATGTTCAAGATTCTCAAACGATTTGAGAATAGCGAAGCGACGATGCAGGATATCGATTTACTGTTGGATGTTGCCAACAACATCGAAGGAAACACCATCTGCGCCCTCGGCGATGCGGCAGCGTGGCCTGTTCAGAGCATGATCAAGCGGTTCCGCGACGAGTTCGAACAACGTGTCATGAAATCGAACGGCGCTGCCAATGCCAAGAAGAAGTCACCCGATATTGTCCATGCGTTGCGGTAG
- the nuoE gene encoding NADH-quinone oxidoreductase subunit NuoE translates to MLSEQSLKKIEELKTHYPNPRPVVLAALWMWQDEHGWISQEGMKYVAGLVGMPPHEVYGIVTFYTMYNSKPVGRHKLEVCTNVSCMLRNSDKIVRHIENRLNIKMGETTPDKRFTLVEAECLGACGYAPMLQCGDEYYENLDEAKVDRILAELK, encoded by the coding sequence ATGCTATCCGAACAAAGTCTCAAGAAGATCGAAGAACTCAAAACGCATTATCCCAACCCGCGTCCGGTTGTCCTTGCCGCATTGTGGATGTGGCAGGATGAACACGGCTGGATCTCGCAGGAAGGGATGAAGTACGTTGCCGGGTTGGTTGGCATGCCTCCGCACGAAGTGTATGGCATCGTCACCTTCTATACGATGTACAATTCGAAACCTGTCGGCAGGCACAAGTTGGAAGTCTGCACAAATGTCTCCTGCATGTTGCGGAACAGCGACAAGATCGTCAGGCACATCGAGAACAGGTTGAATATCAAGATGGGCGAGACAACGCCCGACAAGCGGTTTACACTTGTAGAGGCGGAATGCCTCGGCGCTTGCGGCTACGCACCGATGCTTCAATGCGGCGATGAGTATTATGAAAATCTGGATGAAGCAAAGGTGGACCGGATTCTGGCGGAGTTGAAATAG
- the nuoD gene encoding NADH dehydrogenase (quinone) subunit D, producing MLVADHPKKSQILQALEDADTTVTIEDPLENTMVLNMGPQHPATHGVLRVLVKLDGETVVNSVPELGYLHRGYEKIGENSTYHEFIPHTDRLDYLSPLSNNVGYVLAVEKLIGVDVPVRAQYIRVLICEMARVASHLVAVGSMAMDVGALTVLLWTFREREKLMDIYDVLCGARFTTSYTRIGGLQQDWTDTCTAMLTKFLDEFDESLKEVGGLLFTNKIFIDRCEDVGYISREQCIALGMSGPILRASGVPRDLRRDNPYLVYNDLDFDVITAQESDSLARFYVRFSEARESAKILRQALQNMPQGPIHADETKKVLPRKDRIYTKMEELIHDFMLINLGIDPPVGEVYQGIESSKGELGFYLVSDGTGHPWRLKIRSPSMVNLSALPVMIKGAMISDIVAIIGSIDPVMGEADK from the coding sequence ATGTTAGTTGCCGACCACCCGAAGAAAAGTCAAATCCTCCAAGCCCTTGAAGATGCCGACACGACGGTAACCATCGAAGATCCGCTTGAGAACACGATGGTTCTCAATATGGGACCGCAGCATCCGGCAACGCACGGCGTGCTGCGTGTGTTGGTGAAACTCGACGGCGAAACCGTTGTCAATTCCGTTCCCGAGCTCGGCTATCTTCACCGCGGGTATGAGAAGATTGGCGAGAACTCGACGTATCACGAATTCATTCCGCACACCGATCGGCTCGATTATCTCTCGCCTCTATCAAACAACGTCGGGTATGTGCTTGCGGTGGAGAAGTTGATCGGCGTTGACGTCCCGGTGCGGGCGCAGTATATTCGTGTCTTGATTTGTGAAATGGCCCGTGTTGCATCGCATCTCGTTGCCGTCGGCAGTATGGCGATGGATGTCGGCGCGCTGACAGTGTTGTTGTGGACGTTTCGTGAGCGCGAGAAGTTGATGGATATTTACGACGTGCTGTGCGGTGCCCGGTTCACGACAAGTTATACCCGCATCGGCGGCCTGCAACAGGATTGGACGGACACTTGTACTGCTATGCTCACCAAGTTCCTTGATGAGTTCGATGAGTCGTTGAAGGAAGTGGGAGGCCTCTTGTTTACGAACAAGATCTTCATTGATAGATGTGAGGACGTCGGGTACATCTCGCGGGAACAATGCATTGCCCTCGGAATGTCGGGCCCGATTCTCCGTGCATCCGGCGTGCCTCGTGATTTGCGCCGTGACAACCCCTATCTCGTCTATAACGATCTTGATTTTGATGTTATCACGGCACAGGAAAGCGATTCGCTCGCACGATTCTATGTGAGATTTTCGGAAGCGCGTGAAAGCGCAAAGATTCTCCGGCAGGCGTTGCAGAACATGCCGCAAGGCCCGATTCACGCAGACGAAACGAAGAAAGTCCTGCCCCGCAAGGATCGCATCTACACAAAAATGGAAGAACTGATTCATGACTTCATGCTCATCAATCTCGGCATTGATCCGCCCGTTGGCGAAGTGTATCAGGGTATCGAATCGTCGAAAGGCGAACTGGGGTTCTATCTCGTCAGTGACGGAACAGGGCATCCGTGGCGGCTCAAAATTCGCAGCCCGTCAATGGTCAACCTTTCTGCGTTGCCGGTGATGATTAAAGGCGCGATGATTTCCGATATTGTCGCCATTATTGGCAGTATCGATCCCGTGATGGGGGAAGCGGACAAATGA
- a CDS encoding NADH-quinone oxidoreductase subunit C: protein MNDVIVQKLKEKFPESIDATNNFRGDLTVQVKKNDIVKVGEFLKNDPELSFDLIVDLLGVDMYRPEGRFEVVYNIYSIKNSKYVRLKVLVDEDDCEVPTVTDIWPGANWHERETFDMIGVKFTGHPDLRRMYMPEEYEYHPLRKDFPLMGIPDSIPLPRK, encoded by the coding sequence ATGAACGACGTCATAGTCCAGAAACTAAAAGAAAAATTCCCGGAAAGCATCGACGCCACGAACAACTTCCGCGGCGATCTCACGGTTCAAGTCAAGAAGAACGACATCGTGAAGGTGGGGGAGTTCCTCAAGAATGATCCCGAACTCTCATTTGATTTGATTGTCGATCTCCTCGGCGTGGATATGTACAGACCGGAGGGGCGCTTCGAGGTTGTCTATAACATCTACTCCATCAAGAACAGCAAGTACGTCAGACTCAAAGTCCTGGTTGATGAGGATGATTGCGAAGTCCCGACCGTGACGGACATTTGGCCCGGAGCAAATTGGCACGAGCGCGAGACCTTTGATATGATTGGCGTGAAGTTTACCGGCCATCCCGACTTGCGCCGGATGTATATGCCGGAAGAATACGAATATCATCCGTTGCGCAAGGATTTCCCGTTGATGGGAATTCCCGACTCTATCCCGCTTCCACGAAAGTAA
- the nuoB gene encoding NADH-quinone oxidoreductase subunit NuoB has translation MGLEKLEQDGFMVTKLDAAINWARKNSLWPMPMGISCCAIEMMATASPRFDISRFGSEVMRFTPRQCDVMIVAGTVTYKMAKVVRKIYDQMPDPKWVISMGACASSGGMFRSYSVVQGIDQFMPVDVFVAGCPPRPENLLNALIALQRKVEGDRTLGNLISGGPININEAGEIEKATVAA, from the coding sequence ATGGGATTAGAGAAATTAGAACAAGACGGCTTCATGGTCACGAAGCTTGATGCGGCCATTAACTGGGCGCGAAAGAACTCCCTCTGGCCGATGCCGATGGGCATTTCCTGTTGCGCCATTGAGATGATGGCAACCGCATCGCCGCGGTTTGATATCTCCCGCTTCGGTTCGGAAGTTATGCGCTTCACACCTCGTCAATGCGACGTGATGATTGTGGCGGGAACAGTAACATACAAAATGGCGAAGGTGGTGCGCAAGATCTACGATCAAATGCCTGACCCGAAATGGGTAATCTCGATGGGCGCTTGCGCATCAAGCGGCGGGATGTTCCGTTCGTACTCTGTAGTCCAGGGTATCGATCAGTTTATGCCGGTTGATGTATTTGTTGCAGGTTGTCCGCCCCGGCCGGAGAACTTGCTGAATGCGCTCATCGCTTTGCAGCGAAAAGTGGAAGGCGACCGGACACTCGGAAATCTCATCAGCGGCGGGCCGATTAATATCAATGAAGCAGGAGAGATCGAGAAGGCCACAGTTGCCGCGTAA
- a CDS encoding NADH-quinone oxidoreductase subunit A, with the protein MIEQYVPIGIMMVVAIVFGIVLANINKWIGPKRPSDEKLSTYESGMEPVKTARERFSIKFYMVAMLFIVFDIEIVFMYPWAVKFKELGLFGFVEMTVFILILLVGFVYVWRKGALKWD; encoded by the coding sequence ATGATAGAACAGTACGTTCCTATCGGAATCATGATGGTGGTTGCCATTGTCTTCGGCATTGTGCTTGCCAACATCAACAAATGGATCGGGCCCAAGCGCCCGAGTGACGAAAAGCTTTCGACGTACGAAAGCGGCATGGAGCCGGTGAAGACAGCGCGGGAACGGTTCTCGATCAAGTTCTATATGGTGGCAATGCTGTTCATTGTGTTCGATATCGAAATCGTTTTCATGTATCCCTGGGCGGTGAAATTCAAGGAACTCGGGTTGTTCGGGTTTGTGGAGATGACGGTGTTCATTCTGATTCTGTTGGTCGGATTTGTTTATGTATGGAGGAAAGGAGCGCTGAAATGGGATTAG
- a CDS encoding long-chain fatty acid--CoA ligase: MSVVVQFTTIPEMFDRITSKFANSARPMLMAKKEGTYQPISYAEVRRKVELTAFGLAALGLQRGDMISIIAENRPEWVYTDQAIAVLGAVSVPVYPTMTAKQNEYIFNDAGVKAVIVSNQFQLNKVLKSLESVPTLKHVIVMNEGVDAGAANVLSFSYLLGLGEELKNTQPDLLEKSRKLVKQDDLLTLIYTSGTTGNPKGVMLTHWNLCSNIRDAAICIKIEENDILLSFLPLSHSFERMAGNYTAMACGATIAYAESIETVQNNLVEVRPHIITTVPRLFERMHSRIMKAVDAAPPKRQKLFFWAIETGRQFAASRKAGKFSPILKAKHALADKLVLSKIRAKLGGRMKFMVSGGAALPKEFGEFFEAVGITILEGYGLTETSPVISANRLDEYRFGTVGRAIPNVEVKIAPDGEILSRGPNIMQGYWNLPQETAQVIDNEGWFHTGDIGEFDSDGFLKITDRKKHLFVSSGGKNIAPQPIENLFLASKYIEQFVLIGDRRMFCTALVVPDFDALKTYAQDHGIALVHNHELVRHPEINQLIEKDIEGIQRDLANFERVRKFILLAKPFTVEDGELTPTQKVKRKVVEEKFAEIIDGMYQGLH, translated from the coding sequence ATGTCAGTTGTCGTACAGTTTACAACTATTCCTGAAATGTTCGACAGGATAACGTCGAAATTCGCCAACTCCGCCCGCCCGATGCTGATGGCTAAAAAGGAAGGAACGTATCAGCCAATCAGCTATGCAGAAGTGCGCAGAAAAGTCGAGTTAACTGCCTTTGGGCTTGCTGCGCTCGGGCTTCAACGTGGGGATATGATCAGCATTATTGCCGAGAACCGCCCGGAGTGGGTTTACACAGATCAGGCGATTGCAGTTCTTGGCGCCGTCAGTGTGCCGGTATATCCGACGATGACTGCCAAACAGAACGAGTACATTTTCAACGATGCCGGCGTCAAAGCGGTTATCGTCTCAAACCAATTTCAACTCAACAAGGTACTGAAATCACTCGAATCCGTTCCGACGCTGAAACACGTCATTGTCATGAATGAGGGGGTAGATGCCGGGGCCGCAAATGTTCTCTCGTTCAGTTATCTGCTCGGTCTCGGAGAAGAACTGAAGAACACTCAGCCCGACCTTCTCGAAAAATCGCGCAAGTTGGTAAAGCAGGACGATCTGCTGACGCTTATTTATACATCCGGAACCACAGGCAATCCGAAAGGCGTGATGCTGACGCATTGGAATCTGTGCAGCAACATCCGCGACGCGGCAATCTGCATCAAAATAGAAGAGAATGATATTCTCCTGTCATTCCTTCCGTTGAGTCACTCATTCGAACGCATGGCCGGAAACTATACGGCAATGGCGTGCGGGGCAACAATAGCCTACGCCGAAAGTATCGAAACGGTTCAGAACAATCTTGTTGAAGTCCGTCCGCACATCATCACCACCGTGCCGCGGCTGTTCGAGCGCATGCACAGCCGCATTATGAAAGCGGTTGATGCGGCACCGCCGAAGCGGCAGAAGTTATTTTTCTGGGCTATCGAAACGGGCAGACAGTTTGCAGCGTCACGCAAAGCCGGGAAATTCTCCCCGATTCTGAAGGCGAAACATGCTCTCGCCGACAAGCTCGTTCTGAGCAAAATCCGGGCGAAGCTCGGCGGGAGAATGAAATTCATGGTATCGGGAGGAGCAGCGCTCCCGAAGGAGTTCGGCGAATTTTTTGAAGCCGTTGGCATCACGATTCTGGAGGGCTACGGGCTTACCGAAACATCCCCCGTTATTTCGGCAAACAGACTCGACGAGTATCGGTTTGGTACAGTCGGCAGGGCTATTCCAAATGTCGAGGTGAAGATTGCGCCCGATGGCGAGATTCTCTCCCGCGGGCCGAACATCATGCAAGGGTATTGGAACCTGCCCCAAGAAACCGCCCAAGTTATTGATAACGAAGGATGGTTCCATACGGGCGACATCGGTGAATTTGATAGTGACGGGTTCTTGAAAATTACCGACAGGAAAAAGCATTTGTTCGTCAGTTCGGGCGGAAAGAATATAGCCCCTCAGCCGATTGAGAATCTCTTTTTGGCAAGCAAGTATATCGAACAATTTGTTCTGATTGGCGACCGGAGGATGTTCTGCACAGCGTTGGTTGTTCCCGATTTCGATGCGCTGAAAACGTATGCTCAGGATCATGGAATTGCATTGGTTCACAATCACGAACTCGTCCGTCATCCTGAAATCAATCAACTTATCGAAAAGGATATCGAGGGCATACAACGGGATCTCGCGAACTTCGAACGCGTCCGAAAGTTCATCCTTCTCGCAAAGCCCTTCACCGTCGAAGATGGCGAACTGACGCCAACGCAAAAAGTGAAGCGAAAAGTCGTGGAGGAGAAATTCGCCGAGATCATTGACGGGATGTACCAAGGCTTGCATTAG